Within the Catenulispora sp. GP43 genome, the region GTGGCGATCCCGGCGTCCTCCAGCACCCGCGCCTGGGACGGGCGGCCCCCGGCGACGATCGCACACGCCGGCGCCACCTGCCGGACCACCTCCAGCTGCGCCGCCCGGACCTGCTCCGGCGCGAACCCCAAGATCCCCACGCCCCACGGACGGCTCCCCAACGCCGCCGAGGTCTGCTCCAGCATCGCCCGGGTCGTATCGCCGTCGGCCAGCGCCAACGCCAGAAACGGCAACGCCCCGTCCTCGGCCACCGCCGCCGCGAACGCCGCCTGGTCGCTGACCCGGGTCATCGGGCCCTGAACCACCGGCACCCGCAGCCCCAGGGCCGCAGCCAGCGGGGCGTCCGGCAGCAGAGGATCGGCGCCGTGTCCGTCCAAGACCGCCTCGATCATCGCCGCGGCCACGGCACGCACCGCACCGGCGGTGTCGTGATGGCGCTTGAGGAAGCGTGCGGCCAGGAACCCGTCCTGGCCGATGCCGACCGGCTCGCCGCCGGGCTCGCCGAAACCACGCAGGACCCGGTGGCCGTCGACGAGCACCGTCTCCGAGCCGTCCATGACACGCAGCACCGCGCACACCCGCTCCGGCAGCTCAGCCTCCGGCATCAGCGCCAACTGCACATCCAGGACCACACCGGCCGCACCGCCGATCACCGCCGCCGCAGCCGTGTGCTCGCCGATACCGCCGGCCGCCCACACCGGCAGATCCATACCGGGTTGCGTCAGCAGGGCCTGCACCAGCACGAACGTACTCAGCTCACCGACCCGGCCACCGGACTCCGCGCCCCGGGCGACCAGACCGTGAGCACCGGCGGCGGCCGCGGCGCGGGCCTCGGCCACGCTCGTCACCTCGACCAGGACCCGGTAGCCGGCCGCCGCCAACTCCCCGGCATCCCACGGCGCGCCCGCGGCCAGCACCACCAGAGCGATCCGGCCCCGGCCGAACTCCGCGAGCTCGGCGGAGGCAAGGCCGCAGCCCGGTGCGCACCGGACGCCGAACCCCTCCGGACACCACTCGGCAGCCGAGGCCAGCGCCTCGCGCGCGGCACGCCCGCCCGAACCCAGATCCACCACCCCGACACCGCCGCCGCGCCCGACGGCCGCGGCCAGCCGGGCGTTCGGCACACCGGCCGGACCGATCCCGACCACCAGTTCACGTCGATCCCGGGCCACGGGCATGGCAGCTCCGATCCTGCGCGGTGCGGCTGTAAGGCCTCTGACTCACAGTTACCAACGGGTAGGGAGTGTGGCACATCGAACGTGATGTCGGAAGATAACGGGTCGTAAACCTGAAACGACAAGTTGTCCACAAGCCGCCTGTTCCGACCCTGACACGAAATCTGTAGCCCAAAGACCGACCTGAGCTCAAAGACCGACCTGGCGCCCTTGTCACAGATGTGCTAATCAATCCGCGTGGGTCCCACCAAACAACGGCCGCCACGGCGCGCCCAAACCACCGCCGAAGCCATCGCCCAAGCAAGACCCGCCTACGAAGCCGACCTCAAAGCCGGCCTCGACCACTTCTTCCACCCCCGCCAAAACCAATGCCCCTGGTGCCAATCCCACCGACTACAACCACACCTGCACACCAAAGACCTGCTCCAACACAAACCCGGCGACTTCCACCTCGACCGCTGCCAAGACTGCGGACACATCTTCCAAAACCCCCGCCTGAACCCCGAAGGACTCGCGTTCTACTACCGCGACTTCTACGACGGACTCGGCGAAAAGAACACCGCCAACCTCTTCGCCGGACGCACCACCACCTACCGCCGCCGCGCCCAAGCCCTCACCCCCCACAACCCCCGACCCACCACCTGGCTCGACGTCGGCACCGGCCACGGCCACTTCTGCGCCACCGCACAAACCATCCACCCCCACACCGCCTTCGACGGCCTGGACTTCACCGACGGCGCCGAACTCGCCGAAAAAGCCGGACGCGTCCGCCACGGCCACCGCGGCAACTTCCCCGACATCGCACCCACCATCACCGGCCACTACGACGTCGTCAGCATGTTCCACTACCTCGAACACAGCGAACAGCCCTGGCTCGAACTCCAAGCCGCCCACCAGGCACTACGACCAGGCGGACACCTGCTCATCGAAGTCCCCGACGCCGCCAGCCGCTACTCCCGCCTCCTCGGCCGCCGCTGGCTCCCCTGGCTCCAACCCCAACACCTGCACTTCATCCCCGCAGCCAACCTCCGAGAACGACTGACCACCCTCGGCTTCACCGTCCTGACCGAACACCACCTCGAAGCCCACGACCGCGTCGACCTACTCGCCGCCACCTGGTTCACCCTCGACGCCCTGGCCCCCCGCGAAGAAGCACCCTGGCTGGCAGGCCGACCCGGAAAGCTCAAACGAGCGGCGCGCGCTGCCGTGGTGATCGCGGGGATCCCGGCGCTGCTGGCGGCGACGGTGCTGGACCGGGTCATGCCCCGGTTCTTGATCCGGCGACTTGAGCTTTCCAACGCCTACCGGGTCATCGCGCGGCGCGACTGACGGACCGTCCGCCCGCCTGGGTGTAAGGGATGTGTGAAAGCAGGTCCCGGCACTCAGGGCCGGGCCGGGGCCGTGATCATCCTGGAGGCGTGACGACTCCCGCGAAAGCCGATGACGACGAGCCCCTCATACCGCTGCCGCTCAAGATCCTGGCGGTCATCAGCATCGTCGTGCACATCGTGCTGCTGGGCCTGGCCTGCATCGCCGCGAAGTCATCCGGTGACGCCGACCTTCTGGCAGCAGACCGTGCGTGGGACTGGTACCTGGTAGTCGGGGCCGCGTGGAGTGTCGGCATCGGGATCTTCGGCCTGCACTGGGGCGGTCAGGCGACGACGCGCTTCGGCGGGACCGGGTCCTCAGCGCGGGTGGGGTGGTGTCTGGCCGGGGTATGGCTCGGTTACTTCTGGCCGGTGCCGGTCACGGCGGCAGCGGTGACGTTCGCCCTGTGGCCTCGGCGCCCCTCGCCAGCCGCTCAGATCCGGCCGGAGCCTGCACGGGCCAATGCGCGATGGCGCCGAACCGGGGTGGGGATCAGGGTGCGGATCGCCGCCGTCGTGGTCGCGGCACCCGTCGCCATCGCCGGATCGGCCTGGGGGCTGTCGGCGCACGCCGCAAGACTGCACCAGGTCTCGGCGGCGTCGGCCGCTACGGTCGTCGGCACCTGGCGCGCCGGCGGCATGACAGTCACCCTCCGCCCCGACGGCACCTACAGCGCCTCGGACCTGACGGCAGCGGACTTGTCGGACAACGAGGCCTACCCCCCTGGGACCGGGCAATGGGATTTGGGCACCACCGGACCCCACGAGCTGGACTCGGTCGAGCTTCGGCCGTCTCAGGACCGTCTCCTGGAACTGCCCGTGTACCAGGCCTCATCGATCGACTACCTGTGCGCGGAAATCGATCCCGACAGCCCCTGCGACATAGTGTTCCACCGCGAGTAGGGCGTACAGCACGTCGACGACCGCCATCACATCGTCCAGGCCCGCGCGCTCGGCGTCGGAGGCGGCCGCGCTCAGCGACGACCACCAGCATCGAGTGAGGGCAGCGGCGGCTTGGACAGCCACGCCTCGAAGAACGCACCCAGGTCCCGCCCCGTCACCGCCGAGACCACCGCCACGAACTCCGCCGTCGATACCGTCGCGTGCCGGAACCGCCGCGTCCACGTCCGCAGCACCTCGAAGAACACCTCGTCGCCCACCGACAGCCGCAGCGCGTGCAACGTCAACGCACCCCGCTTGTAAACCCGATCATCGAACAAGTCCGCCGGGCCCGGATCGGCCAACACCACGTCCTGCGGCAACCGCGCCAGCCGTCCGTGCCACATCCGCGCCAACTCATCCGCCGACCGGCCCCCCGAACCCTCCGACCACAACCACTCCGCATAACACGCGAAGCCCTCGTGCAGCCAGATATCCCGCCAATCCCCCAACGTCAGCGAATTGCCGAACCACTGATGCGCCAACTCATGCGCGATCAGCCGCTGCCCCTCCCAGTCCAACTCCATGTGGTTACTACCGAACATCGACACACCCTGAGCCTCCACCGGGATCTCAAGACGGTCCTCCGTCACCACCACCGTGTACGCCTCGAACGGATACGGCCCGAACAACCGCCCGAACAACGCCACCATCGCATCCTGCGACCCCAGCGCCTCCCGCGCGCCCGCCAACCGCCGCGCCGGCGCCACCACCGCCAACGGCACCCCGCCGGCCACCCCCGGCAACTCCACCCGCTGATACACCCCGACCTGCAACGTCGCCAAATACGTCGCCATCGGCGCGTCCTGCACGAACGTCCACGTCGACGTCGACCCGCTGTGCGCCACCCCCGCCAACCGGCCGTTCGCCACCACCCGGTACTGCGACGCCGTCGTCACCTGAATCCGATACGTCGCCTTCTGATCCGGCCGGTCATTGCACGGGAACCACGACGGCGCCCCCGTCGGCTGCGACGCCACCAACATCCCGTCCGCCAACTGCTCCCAGCCCAACCCCCCATACCGCGACGACGTCGGACGCGGCGCACCCCGATACACGATCTCCAACACCACCTGCTCCCCAGCGGCCACCACCGCCGGAAGCACCACCTTCAACTTCTCCTTGCGATGCTCGAACCGCAGGCGCCGGCCATCCTGCAGAATCACCCGATCCACCCGCAGATCAGCGAAATCCAGCACGATCGACGACAACGCCGACGTCGCCCACACCGTCAACACCGCCACCGCCGACAACCGGTTCGAACCCACCCGGTAATCCAGCGTCAACTCGTAATGCTCGACCACATACCCGTCATTGCCCCGCCGCGGAAAATACGGGGCAGCCACACCTGAGGCCGCGCCATATCCGGCGCTCACGCCTGCTCCGGCCACGGCGCGATCGGATTACCCTGCCACCGCGTATGCGCCGGCACCGCCTCACCCCGCATCACCAACGACGCCGGACCCACCGTCGCCTGCGCCCCGATCTGCGCCGCCGGCAGAATCACCCCCTGCGGCCCCAACGTCGCCCCCGCCTCCAGCCGCACCACATCCATACTCATCACCCGATCATGGAACAGATGCGTCTGCACCACACAACCCCGATTCACCGTCGACGCATCCTCCAACACGATCAGATCAGCCTCCGGCAGCCAATACGTCTCACACCACACACCCCGCCCCACCCGCGAACCCATCAACCGATGCCACAGATTCAACGGCGCCGTCCCCAACCACGTCTCCGCGAACCACGGCGCCGCCACCAACTCCACGAAGTTGTCCGCCAACTCGTTGCGCCACACGAAAGAACTCCACAACGGCTGATCCGATACCCGGATCCGCCCCACCAAAGCCCACTTCGCCACCACCGCGACCAACCCGGCCACCACCCCGGCCGCCAAGAACACCACACCGCCCAACAACACCCCCGCAGCCACACCCCAACTACGCGCGATCTGCGTCACCACCGCCACCGCGGCCAACGCCACCGCGACCGTCACCATCATCGGCACCAGCCGACACAGCTCGATCGCGGCGCGCGCGATCATCAGCCGCCGCGGCGGGTTGTACGTCAGCGCGTCGTCGACGTCCTGGCCCGGACGCCGCAGCCGCTCCGGCGGCATCCCCAGATACGACTTGCCCCGCTTCGCCTTGTGCGGAGCCGCCGACAACACCCCGACCAGGCTCTCCTTCGGCAGCTTGCGGCCCGGCGCCACCATCCCGGAGTTCCCCACGAACACCCGCTTGCCGATCCGCGCGTGCCCCACCCGCAGCCAGCCGCCGGCCATCTCGTACGGCGCCACCATCGTGTCGTCGGCCAGGAACGCCCCGTCGTTCACCGTCGTCATCGCCGGCACCGCCAACACCGTCGACATCTCCACGCCGCGCCCGACCCGCATCCCCAGCACCCGCAGCCACGACGGCGTCAGGATCGAGGCGTACAGCGGATACAGCCACACCCGCGCCATCGCCATCAGCTGCAGCGTCGCCCAGGTCTGCCAGGCCCGCCGGCTGTGCAGCGGATGATCGCCGGCGACCATCCCCACACTCAGCGCCCGCACACACACCAGCGTCAGCAGCGCGTAGCAGACCACGAACACCGGCGTCGCCGGAAGCAGACCCACCAACGCCCAGCCGAAGCCCTGCCACACTGTCGCCGTGTCATGCACGAACGCCGCCACGATCAGCAACGCCGGGATCGCCGCCACCAGCGGGAACAGGGCCAGCCCGACAGCCGTCGAGCCGTACACCAGCGTCCAGATCCTCGAGCGCTGTGCCTGCCCCGGCAGCCGCTCGGCCTTGCGCAGCCGCACCGCCGGCGACCCCGCCCACTCCTGGCCGGCCGGGACCACACCGCCCACCGACGACCCCGGCGCGATCCGCGCCCGCTCACCGATCCGCGCCCCCGGCAGCAACGCCGACCGCGCACCCACCGACGCCCCCGCGCCGATCCGCATCTCCCCGACCCGCACCCGGCCGCCGTCGACCCAGAAACCCGTCAGGTCCACCTCCGGCTCCACCGACGAGCCCGCGTCCATCCGCAGCATCCCCGTCACCGGCGGCGGCGAATGCAGATCCACATCCGGACCCAGCCGCGCCCCCAACGCCCGCGCGTACAGCGTGTTCCACGGCCCCGTCACCGTCGTCAGCACCCCGACCCGCCACGCCAACTGCTCCGCGGCCCACAAGCGCAGATGCACCGACCCGCCCCGCGGATACTCACCCGGGCGCACGCCCCGCACCAGCAACCGCACCCCCGAGGCCGCGATCGCGATCCGGCCCGGCGGCGAGACGAACACCACGAACCCCGCCGCCACCCACCACCACGACACCCGCGGCGCCCACGGCACGTCCACCAGGTTCCCCAACGCCGCCAGCAGCGTCAGCCAGCGCAGCGCACCGATGGTCGCCAACGGCACCATCGCCGCCACCTGCACCGCCTGCGCACCGCGCCCGACCGGCGCCACCTCCGGCAGCGACTCGGCGACCTGGTCGTCGACCGCCTCCGGGGCCATCGCCAGCAACCGCGCCGCCAGCTCACCCAGCGTCGGATTGTCATACACGTCCCGGACGGTCACCGTGGGATAGCGCGTCCGCAGAATCGACACGAACCGCGCCGCCACCAGCGAACTGCCGCCGGAATCGAAGAAGTCCACCTCCGGGCGCACCGGACGCTCACCCAGCACCGCCGACCACCGCTCGGCCAGCCAGTCCTCCGCGACCGTCAGCTCCGCCGCCTCGACCGGCTCCTCCACCCCCGGCAACGGCCACGGCAGCGCGTCGCGATCCACCTTGCCCGACGTGCGCACCGGCAGATCCCCGACCACCGCGATCCGCGGCACCAGCGCCGCCGGCAGCTTCTCGGCCAACGCCGCCCGCGCCTGCCCCGGCTCGAACCCGAAACCGCCCGGCACCACGTACCCGACCAGGATCTCCGCGCCGCCGGCCGTCTTCTTCACCGCCGCCGCCGCACCGGCCACCCCCGGCAGCGCCTGCAACGCCGCGTCCACCTCGCCCAGCTCGATCCGCCGGCCGCCCAGCTTCACCTGCTCATCGGCCCGGCCCAGGAACACCAGGCCCTCCGGATCGGCCCGCACCAGGTCTCCGCTGCGATACGCCCGATCCCAGTCCATCGACTTCAGCGGCGCGTACTTCTCAGCGTCCTTCTCCGGATCCAGATACCGCGCCAGCCCCACCCCGCCGATCACCAGCTGCCCCGAGCCGCCCATCGCCACCGGCTCCTCGAGCTCGTCGACGACCACCAGCTCCCAGCCGTCCAGCGGCAGCCCGATCCGCACCGGACTCTGCCCGGTCAGCAACGCCGCACTGGCCACCACCGTCGCCTCGGTCGGACCATAGGTGTTCCACACCTCCCGCCCCGCCACCGCCAACCGCTCGGCCAGCTCCGGCGGACACGCCTCACCTCCGAAGATCAACAACCTGACGTCGGCCAGCGCCTCGACCGGCCACAACGACGCCAGCGTCGGCACCGTCGACACCACCGTGATGCCGTTCTCCACCAGCCACGGCCCCAGATCCACCCCGCTGCGCACCAGCGCCCGCGGCGCCGGCACCAGACACGCGCCGTTGCGCCAGGCCAGCCACATCTCCTCGCAGGAGGCGTCGAAGGCCACCGACAGGCCCGCCAGCACGCGGTCGGAGGTGCCGATCGGCGCCTGGCGCAGGAACAGGCCGGCCTCGGCATCGACGAACGCCGCCGCGTTGCGGTGCGTGACCGCCACACCCTTCGGCTTACCGGTCGAGCCGGACGTGAAGATGATCCAGGCGTCATCGGCCAGCGTCGGCGGACGCGACGGCTTCGGCTCGACGACCGGAGCCAGTCTCGGCGCACCGTCGTCAGCGATCGGGACCGGCTGGACCGCGATCCGCAGCCCCTCACCGATCACCGCCCGCACCTCGGCCTCACCGAACACCAGCCGCGCCCGCTCGTCCGGATCGTCGGCGTCCACCGGCACATACGCGGCACCGGCCGTCAGCACCCCGAGGATCGCGATGTAGAGATCGACGGTCCCCGACGGGACCCGCACCCCCACCCGATCCCCGGCCCCCACACCGGCCCGGCCCAGGCGCGCGGCCATCGCCGCCGCCTCCACCAGCAACGCGGAGTAGTCCAAAGCCCGGCGGCCGTCGTCCAACGCCGTGGCGTCGGGATGCGCACGCGCCGTAGCGTGCAGAAGGTCGATGAGCGTTCGAGGCGCGGGCGCCGACGCCGACGCGTCGTACACCGCGGGGGCGTCCACACCGGACACCGGCTGATCCATTCGGGCATCCTCGCGTCGGCGGGGCGGCGCGCGCGGTTCGCGGGCCTGGCCGATGTCAGGATATCAACAGAGATGATCACGCGAATTCCGGCAGCGCCCCGGGGATTACATTCGGGCGCCGCCCTCGCCGTGCCGGGACGGCGCGGACAGAGGACGAACTCAGCGTCATCACAGCGTAGCGAAGCATCGGCGGTGTGGCGCGGGCGTGGTGGTGGGATGGCCGGCGGGTGTCTGGATCGTGTGTTCTTTTTTTGGGAGGTGCTCCCCCGGCGCAGGCACCGATCCCGTGATCGGCCTGGTTCTTTTAGGAGAGTGCCGCCGAAGGCGGCTCCTTGCAAGGTTGTGGTGAAGGTGGTGGTGACCCAGGTATGGAGAGAGGATAGGGGCCTGTTATCTGTCTTCCTTCGTCAGCAGGCAGTCGCTCAGCATGAACAGGCCGAAGATGACTTGCGGGGACTGCTGCCAGCCTCGCGGTAGTCGATGACAGAGCAGGGTTCCCAGGATCTGCGGACCGGCCTTCAACACTTCCTTGGCGAACAACGGGATGCCGACGCCGATCAGCCCGAGAGTGAACAGGTTGGCCACAGCGAAGGTCAGAAGCAGAACCCGTAGCTGCCGGTGGCGCAGGACGATCGCCAAGCTCTGGGACAGTTCCACGAGGACTGCTTTGCGGGGCTGCAGCTTGTTCGATCGCCGCGGCCGGCGCTGCCGGTCGGTCGTCGTCGTCCGCCGAAGTGTCACCCCGCGATAATTGTCGTATGAGCACGACGCGTCCGGTGCCCGACGAGATCCCGCTGCACGCCGGAGCCGAACTGGCCGCGATCGCCCGGCTGCTCGCCGACACCACCCGCGCCACGTTCTGTCTGGCCCTGATCGACGGCCGCGACTGGACCCCGACCGAGCTGGCCCGGCACGCCGGCGTCGCACTGTCGACGGCCACCGGGCACCTGAACGCGATGGTGGCCGGCGGCCTGCTGACGCAGGAGCGCCACGGCCGGCACCGCTACGTCCGCCTGGCCGACCCGCAGATCGCCGAACTGATCGAGACCCTGGCCGCCGCCGCACCGCCCCTCCCCTCCCCCACCGCCCGGACCCTGTCGGCCGACAACCGCCGCCGCGCCCTGGCCCACGGCCGCACCTGCTACGACCACCTCGCCGGCCGCCTCGGCGTAGCCGTCGCCGAAGCGATGACCGAGCGCGACCTGGTCGACTGGCAGCACGGCCTGCGCCTGACACCGGCCGGCGAGCAGTCACTGGCCGAGCTGGAGATCGAGGTCGCAGCCGGAACGCAGCGCCCGGCCCTGCGCTCGTGCCTGGACTGGACCGAGCGCCGCCCACACCTGGCCGGCACGATCGCGGCCGCGCTGTGCGACCACGCCCTGGAGCGGGGCTGGCTCAAGCGGATCGGAAGTACCCGGGCGGTGGCGGTGACGCCGGTCGGGTGCGAGGTGTTCGGGGAGTGGCTCGGGCTGACGGAGCAGGTGCTGAGGCCGGGCGGGGTTTGAGAGCGGGAGGCGGGCGTCAGCGACGACGTGGACGCGGCAACGATCCGCAGTCAATCGATCGAGCATACGTTTGCCCCGAGCGAGCGACTGCCGTCGATCCAGCCTTAGCGTAAGACTCATCACGGACGATGAGTCAAGTATCGCTGTGGGTAGCGGCGTGGAGTTCCCGGTGCCTGCCCACGTCAAGGACCTGGCACAGCTGGCCGGCGCGAAGCGGTCCGTCGGCGCGTTCGAACTCGGCGGGGATGGCCAGGTAGGCAGGCTGGGCGATCGTCGCGTCCGCGCCAGGGCCGTCCTCGGCGTGCAGTTGGCCACCGTTGAAGCTGAGCTGAACCGGTTGGCTGTCACCCGAGAGACCGCACTGCGGCATCTTGGGGCCTGTTATCCGCAGAACCGATCGACACCTGTCCTCTCCCGGGTTCAGCCCGGCTTGACCGCCAGCGTCGCAAAATAGTGCGACATGTACTCGGCGGACGCGTCGGACTGGTGCGGTGCCTCCGCGAAGCCGGTGAGGACGAACCCCGCAGCGAGTTGCCCGCCGATCTGCTCGGTGAGGGTGTGACCGTACTCGAGAGCGCCGTCCGCGCCGAACTTCGCGGCGCGCTCCTCGGCCGTGTAATGCGTGACGTCGCTGTAGGGCAGCTTGTGCACAACGACCAGCTCGCCGCGCTCGTCGAGGGCGTCGGGGTCGAACAAGTACGCATCAGGGTTGATGAACCCCGCGAGCAGGGTTCCGCCCGGTCGCAGGATGCGGAAGCACCCACGCCACGCCGGTGCCAGGTCGGGGACGAAGCAGTTCGAGACCGGGTGGAACACCACGTCGAACGCCGCGTCGCCGAACGCGCTGAGGTCGCGCATGTCGCCCAGGACGGTGCGCAGCTCCAGTCCGTCGCGCTCGGCCACCATCCGGTCCTGGCCGAGCTGGCCCGGCGAGTTGTCGAACACGGTGACCCGCGCCCCCGCGGCGGCCAGGATCGGGCCCTGCTGGCCGCCGCCGGAGGCCAGGCACAGTACGTCCTTGCCGGTCAGGTCCGCCGGCAGCCAGGAGCGGTCGAGGGGCTCGTGCCCCATGAGGACGATCGACCAGTCGCCGTCGCGGGCGCGCTCGACATCGCCGGTACTCACCGGCCTCGACCACTCGTTGCCGTCCCGGACCAGCTTGTCCCAGGCCGCCCGGTTGTGGGCGCCGGGGTCGACGACGATGTCCTGCACCATGAACTCCCTGCGACAGCTGAGCGGACACCAGCGGTACTGCCGGTGTGGTGCCGTCAGCCAACACGATCACCGGTGCGGGATCAACGAGAATTAGCGGGCCGCCCCGAGACCGGCGACCCGCAACCCCGCCCTGCAACGCTGCCCTGCAACGCTGCCCTACAACTCCGCCATCGCCGGGATCATCTCCCGCCCGATCAGCTCCAGCCGCTCCGTCTGCCACACGTCCGGCACCGAGCCGTGCACCTCGGCGACCCCCAGCGCCGCGAAGCCGCGGATCTGCTCCATCAGCGCCGGGATGTTCTCGCCCTTCTCGCCGATGTTCAGGGGCATCATCACCGTCTTCTCGATGCTGTCGTAGTCGCGACCCTCGGTTTCGCAGTGGGCGCGCAGGACGTCGAGCTTGTGCTCGAGTTCGGGGGTGGCAAACAGGTTGCAGGCCTGGGCGTACTTCGCGACCAGGCGCAGGGTCTTCTTCTCGCCGCCGCCGCCGATCAGGATCGGCGGGGTGCGCAGCGGCTGCGGGGAGTTCAGGGTGCGGCCCAGGTGGTAGTGCTTGCCCTCGTAGGGGGCCTCGCTGTCGCTCCACATCTGCTGGCAGATCTGCAGGGCCTCCTCCAGGCGCTCGAAGCGCTCGGCGGTGCTGGGGAAGAACAGGCCCAGGCCCGCGGCCTCCTCGCCGTTCCAGGCCGCGCCGATGCCGAGCCAGGCGCGGCCCTTGGACAGCACGTCCAGGGTGCTCACGGCCTTGGCCAGCAGGCCCGGGTCGCGGTACGTCACCGCCGTGACCCAGGCCAGCAGCTGCACCTTCTCGGTGCGGGCCGCCAGGAAGCCCAGGGCGGTGTACGCCTCGAGCATGTCGTGCTCGGCCGGGCCGACGTTGCCGATCTGGAACAGGTGGTCCATCACGCTGACGCGGGTGAAGCCGGCCTGCTCGGCGGTCACGGCCACCCGGGTCAGGTCGTCGGCCAGCGTGGCGGGCCCGCCGGGGTAGGTGAAGTCGGGGATGTGCAGCCCGAGTTCCATGGTGTGGCTCCTCACAAAGGACTCAAAGGGTCATCAGAAGACGAAAGCTACTCCCGCGACGCCCCGGATGTCAGTCGCAGACATCAACGCGCCGGGGCCGCCGCCGAACCCTGTCAGGGTGTTAACGCCCGCAGGGTCTTGACACCGGCAGGGGCTCGGCATTTTCAGGGGCTCGGCATCCTCAAGGCCGTGGCACCGGCCCGGGCGCGGCGTGCGCGGGCCGGTGCGCCTTGCCGCCGTCCCAGGGCAGAACCATCGACCACCCCATGGCCACCACTCCGAGCACCAGCACCACCGCGAAGATCGCGACGACCCCGCCGGAGGCGGCGTTGATGCCGGCGATCCCGAACGCCTCCAGATAGCCGCCGACGATCAGCGCCGTAATGCCCCATTTGGTCTCCATATATCCAACCTAGGCGTACACGCCGATCGCGCCACTCCCCCGACCCGATCGGGAACGCGGACGCGAACGCGACCAGCCCCGCGCCGCACCGCGCGCCTCAGGTGTTCGCCGGCACCTGCGTCCCGGCCCCGCGCCGCCGCACCGCCACCTGCTCGGCGCGCGCCGCTGGCAGCGTGCTCTCCTGCCGTCCCTCGACGCTGAAGCCGGCGTCGGCGATCATCGCGAGATCGTCGGCGCCGGGGGCGCCCTCGCTGGTCAGGTAGTCGCCGAGGAAGATCGCGTTGGCCAGGTGCAGGGCCAGCGGCTGCTGGGTGCGCAGGTGGATCTCGCGGCCGCCGGCCAG harbors:
- a CDS encoding class I SAM-dependent methyltransferase, yielding MRVGPTKQRPPRRAQTTAEAIAQARPAYEADLKAGLDHFFHPRQNQCPWCQSHRLQPHLHTKDLLQHKPGDFHLDRCQDCGHIFQNPRLNPEGLAFYYRDFYDGLGEKNTANLFAGRTTTYRRRAQALTPHNPRPTTWLDVGTGHGHFCATAQTIHPHTAFDGLDFTDGAELAEKAGRVRHGHRGNFPDIAPTITGHYDVVSMFHYLEHSEQPWLELQAAHQALRPGGHLLIEVPDAASRYSRLLGRRWLPWLQPQHLHFIPAANLRERLTTLGFTVLTEHHLEAHDRVDLLAATWFTLDALAPREEAPWLAGRPGKLKRAARAAVVIAGIPALLAATVLDRVMPRFLIRRLELSNAYRVIARRD
- a CDS encoding M1 family metallopeptidase, with the protein product MSAGYGAASGVAAPYFPRRGNDGYVVEHYELTLDYRVGSNRLSAVAVLTVWATSALSSIVLDFADLRVDRVILQDGRRLRFEHRKEKLKVVLPAVVAAGEQVVLEIVYRGAPRPTSSRYGGLGWEQLADGMLVASQPTGAPSWFPCNDRPDQKATYRIQVTTASQYRVVANGRLAGVAHSGSTSTWTFVQDAPMATYLATLQVGVYQRVELPGVAGGVPLAVVAPARRLAGAREALGSQDAMVALFGRLFGPYPFEAYTVVVTEDRLEIPVEAQGVSMFGSNHMELDWEGQRLIAHELAHQWFGNSLTLGDWRDIWLHEGFACYAEWLWSEGSGGRSADELARMWHGRLARLPQDVVLADPGPADLFDDRVYKRGALTLHALRLSVGDEVFFEVLRTWTRRFRHATVSTAEFVAVVSAVTGRDLGAFFEAWLSKPPLPSLDAGGRR
- a CDS encoding Pls/PosA family non-ribosomal peptide synthetase, giving the protein MDQPVSGVDAPAVYDASASAPAPRTLIDLLHATARAHPDATALDDGRRALDYSALLVEAAAMAARLGRAGVGAGDRVGVRVPSGTVDLYIAILGVLTAGAAYVPVDADDPDERARLVFGEAEVRAVIGEGLRIAVQPVPIADDGAPRLAPVVEPKPSRPPTLADDAWIIFTSGSTGKPKGVAVTHRNAAAFVDAEAGLFLRQAPIGTSDRVLAGLSVAFDASCEEMWLAWRNGACLVPAPRALVRSGVDLGPWLVENGITVVSTVPTLASLWPVEALADVRLLIFGGEACPPELAERLAVAGREVWNTYGPTEATVVASAALLTGQSPVRIGLPLDGWELVVVDELEEPVAMGGSGQLVIGGVGLARYLDPEKDAEKYAPLKSMDWDRAYRSGDLVRADPEGLVFLGRADEQVKLGGRRIELGEVDAALQALPGVAGAAAAVKKTAGGAEILVGYVVPGGFGFEPGQARAALAEKLPAALVPRIAVVGDLPVRTSGKVDRDALPWPLPGVEEPVEAAELTVAEDWLAERWSAVLGERPVRPEVDFFDSGGSSLVAARFVSILRTRYPTVTVRDVYDNPTLGELAARLLAMAPEAVDDQVAESLPEVAPVGRGAQAVQVAAMVPLATIGALRWLTLLAALGNLVDVPWAPRVSWWWVAAGFVVFVSPPGRIAIAASGVRLLVRGVRPGEYPRGGSVHLRLWAAEQLAWRVGVLTTVTGPWNTLYARALGARLGPDVDLHSPPPVTGMLRMDAGSSVEPEVDLTGFWVDGGRVRVGEMRIGAGASVGARSALLPGARIGERARIAPGSSVGGVVPAGQEWAGSPAVRLRKAERLPGQAQRSRIWTLVYGSTAVGLALFPLVAAIPALLIVAAFVHDTATVWQGFGWALVGLLPATPVFVVCYALLTLVCVRALSVGMVAGDHPLHSRRAWQTWATLQLMAMARVWLYPLYASILTPSWLRVLGMRVGRGVEMSTVLAVPAMTTVNDGAFLADDTMVAPYEMAGGWLRVGHARIGKRVFVGNSGMVAPGRKLPKESLVGVLSAAPHKAKRGKSYLGMPPERLRRPGQDVDDALTYNPPRRLMIARAAIELCRLVPMMVTVAVALAAVAVVTQIARSWGVAAGVLLGGVVFLAAGVVAGLVAVVAKWALVGRIRVSDQPLWSSFVWRNELADNFVELVAAPWFAETWLGTAPLNLWHRLMGSRVGRGVWCETYWLPEADLIVLEDASTVNRGCVVQTHLFHDRVMSMDVVRLEAGATLGPQGVILPAAQIGAQATVGPASLVMRGEAVPAHTRWQGNPIAPWPEQA
- a CDS encoding ArsR/SmtB family transcription factor, yielding MSTTRPVPDEIPLHAGAELAAIARLLADTTRATFCLALIDGRDWTPTELARHAGVALSTATGHLNAMVAGGLLTQERHGRHRYVRLADPQIAELIETLAAAAPPLPSPTARTLSADNRRRALAHGRTCYDHLAGRLGVAVAEAMTERDLVDWQHGLRLTPAGEQSLAELEIEVAAGTQRPALRSCLDWTERRPHLAGTIAAALCDHALERGWLKRIGSTRAVAVTPVGCEVFGEWLGLTEQVLRPGGV